AGCTCAAGTCACTGGAGATCTCACGCACAAATCAAAGTCGAGGTGTCGGCTGCATCCTGAAAGACAAGCTTCGTGCGGAGACGCAGTTCGAGTAAGGTAACCCTCAGACCGGCCCCAGCGACGTTCCGTCCGCGATAGCCATTGAACTCGTCTTGTGATATGAAAATGCTGAATATCGGGCAAATCCGCGCATATCTGCCCGGAAAGTTGTATTGGGCACGACGCTTACGTGTCAGCGTCTATGAGCGGCATTCCTACCGGTGATCGTCGTGATCGGAGACTGAGCCTCGAAGACTATGAAGAGGTGCGAAGTTCGGATCGGCAGTGCGCCAGATCTCTTCCAGGCTTTCCTTCATGGCTCGGGCTCGTTCCGCCTGGCCCCCAGCCGCATACAGCTTCACCAGCGCCAGCCGCGAGAGCGGCAGATAGACCGACCGTGGACGCTGGTGGGCATTGGCCAGCAGCCGCTCGAACTCCGCCGCCGCTCCAGCACGATCGCCAGAGGCCAGCAACGCCCGCGCCCGGTAATAGATAGGCATCAACTCCATGGAGTTGTTGAGATCGTAGGGCCGGGCCGGAGCAAGCACCGCCACCGCATCGCGCGGCCGCCCGGCATGAAGCGCAACGATGGCATACGCCACCGGAAGCTCAGACTCATTCAGCAGCGTATCGGTGGGAGACAGCGCCTTGGCCGCCGCCGCAAACTCCCGTGCACGGCTCTCGTTACCCAGCGTCGCCCACACCATGGCGGCGCTCGCGTCCAGATCCGCTCCAGGCTGGGAGTGCGCCTGCTCATCCTCCGCCCATCTCACTGCGGTCGCACTCTCGCCCAGTTCGGCAAAGATCCCCGCGCCGTTCAACTCGATCACCGAAGCCAGCTCCGGCATCGCATGAGCACGCGCGGCATCGATCGCACCCTGAAACATCTCGGCCGCACGTCTCAGGTGCCCGCCGTAGACCTCAGCCTCCGCCGCATCGTTCAGCAACAGCGACTCCAGCGGCGTGCCATGGACGAACCGCTCCTCACTCTGCTGACGGCCCTGGTCTCCCTGCACGATCGCCAGCTCATGACACGCCATGTGGAAGCCCATGGAGGTCGATTCCTCCCGCTGCCGGTCATTACAAAGCGTAGAGAGGGCCGGCAAATCCCCACTGATCAGCAGAGCCTGGGCAAGCGTCGTATACGGCACAGGCAGCGCCGGCTCAAGCGCAATCGCACGCCGCACGGACGCAACCGCCTTTTGACCTTCTCCCAGCGAGAGGTACTCCGTCGCCAGGTTGTTCGCAGGGACCACATCATGCGGATAAAGCGAGCTCCAAAGCTCATACGCGCTGATCGCACGTCCCAGTTCACCGGTCGCATAGCCGTAGTAGCTCGTCGCAATGTATAGCTTCTCGCGGTCCGTCGTCCGGTCCCTCAGGTCGAAGGCCTTCTGGTAGTAAGCCCGCGAGAGCGACCGCTCGCCGTTATTCGAGTAGCTCCGCCCCATCTGCAGGTACGCCAGCGCAAAATTCGGGTCCAGGTCGATCGCCAGCTTGAAGTCCTCGCGTGCTTCAAGATCCCGCCCCGCAAAATGCTTCTGTTCACCCTCGCGAAACGCCCTCAGCGCCGCGAGTGAACTGGTCGTCGCCTGCGTCAAGGGCACGTCGAACCGCCCCAGCGTCGCAGTCGGCTCGCCCAGCCGCAGACGGATGGCATTGGCGGCGTCGCCCAGCGCGGCCAGCAAGGTCTCCGCGCTATTGGTGCTCGCCTCCGTCGACGCGATCTCGCGCCCGTCCGTACATCGTTCCGCCGCCAGCCGCACCGTGTAGCCGGAGCCCGACCGCAGCAAACGTCCGTTCAGCAGAGCTCGTCCCCCGGAGCTCCCGCAGACGGAAAGCTCCGCCGCAGCCCGTGAAAGCTTCGCCCCTTTACCCGATTGCAATACCGCACTCGCCCGCTCAAAGTGTTCCCCGGAGATGGCATGAAGAAACGGCGACTCCTCCATTTTGATCCGGAACGCCAGCGACAGCGCATCGTCCAGCGACGCATCGCCCGTCTCGTTCTCGATGCTCCCCAGCGCAACCGTATCGCCCTCCGCAAGGATCGGCCGGTGATGCCGCCAACCCCATGCCATCCACACCGCCAACCCCACAAGCAGCACCGCCGCCAACCCCAGAAGCGCAAACGGCCGCCGCCCCCGGCCTTCATCGAGGGGGACCTGCGTCGTTGCATCGATATCAGGGAGTACGTCCACCCGCGGCGGCTCAGGCACCTCGGCTTCAGGCACAGGCACAGCCGCGGCGATCGTCTCCACCGCTCCCAGAAACCGGTAGCCCCGCCGAGCGACGGTCTCCAGGTATCGCGGCCCTGCGGCGCTGTCCTGAAGCGCCTCCCGCAACTTCGCAGCAGCCACTCGCAGGTTGTTATCGAACTCTACAAATGTCTTCTCGCCCCACAGCCGGTTGCGCAACTCTTCACGCGTCACGATCTCGCCGGGAGTCTCCAGCAGCACCATCAGCATCCTAAAGGGGAGATCCTGGATGCGGACGCGGTGTCCATTCCTCAGCAGCAACCCAGCCGCAGGCTGAGCCTCAAAGTCGCCAAACAGAATCCGCCGCCCACCGCGCGCGGGACCCTCCGCAGCCCCTTCAGACGCAGTTCCAGACGGAGAGTTTCCAGATCCAGGAACGATGGCGGCCATGAGTCATCATAGCAATGGCCTTTTGGCAAGCCCCCCGCGTTCTT
This region of Granulicella tundricola MP5ACTX9 genomic DNA includes:
- a CDS encoding winged helix-turn-helix domain-containing protein, yielding MAAIVPGSGNSPSGTASEGAAEGPARGGRRILFGDFEAQPAAGLLLRNGHRVRIQDLPFRMLMVLLETPGEIVTREELRNRLWGEKTFVEFDNNLRVAAAKLREALQDSAAGPRYLETVARRGYRFLGAVETIAAAVPVPEAEVPEPPRVDVLPDIDATTQVPLDEGRGRRPFALLGLAAVLLVGLAVWMAWGWRHHRPILAEGDTVALGSIENETGDASLDDALSLAFRIKMEESPFLHAISGEHFERASAVLQSGKGAKLSRAAAELSVCGSSGGRALLNGRLLRSGSGYTVRLAAERCTDGREIASTEASTNSAETLLAALGDAANAIRLRLGEPTATLGRFDVPLTQATTSSLAALRAFREGEQKHFAGRDLEAREDFKLAIDLDPNFALAYLQMGRSYSNNGERSLSRAYYQKAFDLRDRTTDREKLYIATSYYGYATGELGRAISAYELWSSLYPHDVVPANNLATEYLSLGEGQKAVASVRRAIALEPALPVPYTTLAQALLISGDLPALSTLCNDRQREESTSMGFHMACHELAIVQGDQGRQQSEERFVHGTPLESLLLNDAAEAEVYGGHLRRAAEMFQGAIDAARAHAMPELASVIELNGAGIFAELGESATAVRWAEDEQAHSQPGADLDASAAMVWATLGNESRAREFAAAAKALSPTDTLLNESELPVAYAIVALHAGRPRDAVAVLAPARPYDLNNSMELMPIYYRARALLASGDRAGAAAEFERLLANAHQRPRSVYLPLSRLALVKLYAAGGQAERARAMKESLEEIWRTADPNFAPLHSLRGSVSDHDDHR